The proteins below are encoded in one region of Syntrophotalea carbinolica DSM 2380:
- a CDS encoding ParA family protein has protein sequence MQEPYVVTVSSEKGGVGKTTLATNLAIYLKALNEEMPVTLFSFDNHFSVDRMFRLGRTMPKGDMLDLLSGKPVDKILELGEYGVQFIPSSRKLDSVANRIDGCDCLAKILAQSGLKGIVIIDTRPTMDIFTQNALFAADRVIIPVKDTPSLENCRNLYDFFEEQGMSKRPLRLLPCLIDSRVHYDGPFKNAYQLLKGYAINRGYKCLEGFIAKSPKVESLNTNPEGKIYPILTHGRGTNVHLQFAHLARQIFIGAKDNTQRRLETIRLECEQRNLSRDNNFLTRRKHVLPDCLICGRPLVHHNAMEPASYFCITSDHQVAGFLDEACFSSLVFRHCYHTQKRINPADPLVDLFRESALRSYFVLRHADDNTAEAAQSLLFYRFDEEGFEISHKSIPLRKHESRFLHKEPSALFRLASPTLFEEETARKDRFLFIRRINSDFPEEILLDESYARLDAAMQYIGSKLPPASSD, from the coding sequence ATGCAAGAACCCTATGTGGTAACCGTATCCAGTGAGAAAGGCGGCGTTGGGAAAACCACCCTGGCCACCAATCTGGCCATCTATTTAAAGGCCTTAAACGAGGAAATGCCGGTTACCCTGTTCAGCTTTGACAACCATTTTTCCGTTGACCGCATGTTCCGCCTGGGCCGCACCATGCCCAAAGGCGACATGCTCGATCTGCTTTCGGGAAAACCTGTCGATAAAATTCTGGAGCTTGGCGAGTACGGCGTTCAGTTTATCCCTTCCAGTCGTAAATTGGACAGCGTGGCCAATCGCATCGATGGCTGTGACTGCCTGGCGAAAATCCTGGCCCAATCCGGCCTGAAAGGTATTGTTATCATCGATACCCGTCCGACCATGGACATCTTTACACAGAATGCCTTGTTTGCCGCGGACCGTGTCATCATTCCGGTAAAGGACACCCCGTCGCTCGAAAACTGCCGCAACCTCTACGACTTTTTCGAAGAACAGGGAATGTCCAAACGTCCCTTGCGGTTACTACCGTGTCTGATCGATTCCCGAGTCCATTACGATGGACCCTTTAAAAATGCGTATCAGCTTCTGAAAGGCTATGCTATCAATCGGGGCTATAAATGCCTTGAGGGATTTATAGCCAAAAGCCCGAAAGTGGAATCCCTCAACACCAATCCCGAAGGAAAAATCTATCCGATCCTGACCCATGGCCGGGGCACCAATGTGCATCTCCAATTTGCCCATCTGGCCCGACAGATTTTCATCGGTGCCAAGGACAACACCCAGCGACGCCTGGAAACCATTCGTCTGGAATGCGAGCAACGGAACTTAAGCCGCGACAACAACTTCCTTACGCGGCGCAAACATGTACTGCCGGATTGCCTGATATGCGGACGGCCGCTGGTACACCACAATGCCATGGAACCGGCCAGCTATTTTTGCATTACCTCCGACCACCAAGTGGCGGGGTTTCTGGATGAAGCCTGTTTTTCATCACTGGTATTCCGCCACTGTTACCATACGCAGAAAAGAATAAACCCGGCCGACCCCCTTGTGGATTTGTTCCGGGAATCGGCATTGCGCTCCTATTTTGTTTTGCGCCATGCGGACGACAACACCGCGGAAGCAGCACAGAGCCTGCTTTTTTATCGTTTCGATGAAGAAGGATTTGAAATATCCCATAAATCCATCCCCCTGCGCAAACACGAAAGCCGCTTTCTGCACAAGGAGCCATCGGCGCTGTTCCGTCTCGCCTCCCCAACGTTATTCGAAGAGGAAACCGCCCGCAAAGACCGATTCTTATTCATCCGCCGCATTAACAGCGATTTCCCTGAAGAGATTCTGCTGGACGAAAGTTATGCCCGGCTCGATGCCGCCATGCAATACATCGGCAGCAAACTGCCCCCCGCCTCCTCCGACTAG
- a CDS encoding divergent polysaccharide deacetylase family protein: MATKKKTVRRKRQPRKKQPDRTFKVLLASLFLVGFLVVSLVLLTFVQRPPLPNRTPEVSPPVAKQPPDSADTRDQVLRTSVQIEIERALWRQGISFTGMDVVTDDHVMHYHLPSVYPGQAWYDGLVRALEKQSSRLKFAFADAPAPLVRVSVNGIPSFALHFKRSRSKPAKVRPKARIAIVVDDLGRDLRMLRRLLAIDLDLTMAVMPEEPHTLQSAELAHRAGREVLVHMPMEPESYPRNNPGPGALLLGQDRLEIERRVTRMFENVPHAVGGNNHMGSRFTQYAEGLQIVFEVMKKNGLFFVDSRTSPGSVAFLEARRARIPAVSRDIFLDNSQNVDAIARQIREAVKMARSRGKVVAICHPYPQTVEALQQEAAFLRQQDVEVVPVSRLLRH; encoded by the coding sequence AAAAGCAGCCGGACCGCACCTTCAAGGTTTTGCTGGCCTCATTGTTCCTTGTGGGATTTCTCGTTGTTTCCCTTGTGTTGTTGACTTTTGTCCAGCGACCACCGTTGCCAAATCGGACCCCCGAGGTTTCGCCGCCCGTAGCGAAACAACCGCCAGACTCGGCCGATACGCGGGATCAGGTTCTGCGAACCTCGGTGCAGATAGAGATTGAACGTGCCTTGTGGCGTCAGGGGATTTCCTTTACCGGGATGGATGTCGTCACCGACGATCATGTTATGCATTATCATCTGCCGTCGGTGTATCCGGGACAGGCCTGGTATGACGGATTGGTTAGGGCCTTGGAGAAGCAGTCTTCCCGGCTGAAGTTCGCATTTGCTGATGCTCCTGCTCCTTTGGTGCGCGTTTCCGTTAACGGAATTCCAAGTTTCGCTCTGCATTTCAAGCGTTCCCGGAGCAAACCTGCCAAAGTGCGCCCAAAGGCCCGGATTGCCATCGTGGTGGATGATCTCGGTCGCGATCTTCGCATGTTGCGGCGGCTGCTGGCCATTGATCTCGATCTGACCATGGCAGTCATGCCCGAGGAACCGCATACGCTGCAATCGGCGGAACTGGCGCATCGCGCCGGTCGCGAAGTGCTGGTGCATATGCCCATGGAACCGGAAAGCTATCCGCGCAACAATCCCGGCCCGGGAGCGTTGCTGCTCGGGCAGGATCGTTTGGAGATTGAGCGGCGAGTAACGCGCATGTTTGAAAATGTGCCCCATGCAGTGGGCGGCAACAATCATATGGGGTCGCGTTTTACCCAATATGCCGAGGGCTTGCAGATTGTTTTCGAGGTGATGAAAAAAAACGGCTTGTTCTTTGTGGACAGTCGCACAAGTCCCGGATCGGTGGCTTTTCTCGAAGCTCGTCGCGCCAGGATTCCCGCGGTTTCAAGGGATATTTTCCTCGATAACAGTCAGAACGTCGATGCCATTGCCCGGCAGATACGTGAAGCGGTGAAGATGGCTCGGTCCCGTGGCAAGGTGGTGGCCATCTGTCATCCTTACCCACAGACGGTGGAGGCTCTGCAGCAGGAAGCGGCGTTTTTACGCCAGCAGGATGTCGAGGTGGTTCCTGTATCGCGCTTGTTGCGGCATTGA